The Fusobacterium polymorphum genome segment AAGGCAAATATAAGCAAGCATAATTTTCTTCTCCAAGTAAATTCTTTTTCAGTGTTTGAATCATATTCTCCTAAAAATCTTCTATGTATTTCTTCTTCATCAATATAGACATAAGATTTTGTTTTGTCTTTTTTTACCTTTTGAGCATACCAATACATATACGCCAAAGTAATTATTGAAGCTAGAATTAAAGTTACTATTCTAAATGTTAATCCTTCTGTAAATGAAATTCCTGCTGCATTAGATGCAATAACAGTAGCAAATGGATTGACAGTTGAGAACATTGTTCCAATAGATGAACCCATATAAATTGCAGCAATACAAGTTAATACATCAAAACCACTTAATAAAAAGATAGGCATAAGAATAGGGTAAAAAGCAATAGTTTCTTCTGCTAAACCAAAAGTTGTTCCTCCTAAGGTTGTCAATAAGAAAACAAGAGTTACTAATAAAAATTCTTTTCCCTTAGTTCTTTTAGATAAAGCTGCCATTCCAGCATCAAAAGCTCCTATTTTATTAATAATTCCTATAATTCCCCCAAGGACAAGAACAAAAAGCATAATATCAACTGTATCCATTGAACCAGTAACTGGTGCTTTAATTATATCCAAAAATCCTTGTGGATGTTGTTCAATTCTTTGATAAGTACCAGGAATAGCAATAGGTTTTTTAATTACTCCATCAGTAAATTTATCTAAACTTAATTGAATTTGAAGTCTATCTAAAACTTCTTGTGTTGCAGGTTCTGTTTTTACATTATTATCATGATCTGTAATAACAAATTCATTTGTAGAATCATCATAAGTTAATCTTGAAAATTGACCTGATGGTATTATGTAAGTTAAAGCAGCAGCTAAAACTAAAATAATAGCTAATACCGTGAATGCACTGGGAAAGCCTCTTTTCTTTTTTTCTTTTGTAGACATTTTCAATAGACTGTTATATATTTTTATAACAGTCTTACACCTCCTTATAATTATTTATAAGATAATTATATATTTTTTAATACTAAAAATCAATAAAAAATTTATTATCATAATTATTTGTTCTATTTTAAATCATTAATATTGTACAAAAAATAGAATAATTGTATAAATATTTTTCCTCACTATAGACTTATTCTATTTTAGAGTAGTTAAAAAATTCTTAATAAAAAAACTGTATCCTTAATTTAGAATTTTAAATTAAAAATACAGCTATTAAAAATTTTATCAAACTGTTCTAACTATACGAAAACCTATCTCTTTAGAAGAGTAAATAGAATTATAACAAAAACGAGGTAAAACAGAACACCAGCTAGCTTCACTAAACCATGAACCACCTTTGATTATTCTATATACAGTTTTATTATTTTTTTTAGTACTTTTATCCATATCAAAGCACCATTCTGAAATGTTACCACTACAATCATAAAGTTCTAACTGATTTGGCTTTTTTGTTCCTACATTTTGAGTTTCAGCATTTGAAATTTTACCATACCAAGCCACTTCATCAACATTATCACTTCCAGAATATTTATAATCAAATGTTCCTTTATCAATAGCTACTTGTCCACCTCTAGCAAACCAATTCCATTCAACTTCTGTTGGTAATCTAAAACCTTCTGTCTTTTTAAAATCTGCTATATCAGGACTTATTTTTTCTCCATCTAATTGATTTATTAACAATGTTCCTTTTTTACTTAAATCATAGACAGGTTCTAAATTATACTTCTCACTTAATTTATTACAAAACTCTAAGGCTTCCCACCAAGTAACACTGTCAACAGGCTTATAAGGATCCTCAAATTTTGAAGGATTATAGTCCATAACTTCTAGCCACATTTTTTGAGTTGTTAGATAAAATCATATATTTCTTTTTCATAGTTTTATTTCCTTTTAATTTTTTATTTATAAAAATAGCACCTATTGACATAGGTACTATTTTATATCTTTATTCTTTGTTTCTTTTTTTTAATTTTGACATTACTATTGGAGATAGTAATGAGAAAAGAGTTAAAAGTAGTAAAACTTTTGAAACTGTACTTTGGAATAGAATTGAATAACTATTATGATTTAAAATAAGTGATCTTCTAAGTCCAGATTCACCTATTGGTCCTAAGATTAAAGCTAAAACTATTGAAGCAGAGTTTAACTCAAATTTTTGAACAAAGTATCCAATTATACCAAACACAAACATTACCCATACATCTGACATTTGATTGTTTATAGCATAAGAACCTATTACACTTAGTGAAAATATAAGAGGTATTAGATAACTATCAGAAACTCTTGATACTCTTGCAAATAATTTAGAACCAAAAAGTCCTAAAATTAGCATAAATATATTAACAATTACAAACCCTGCAAAGAAAGTATAAGTTATTTTTCCATGAACAGTAAATAAATCTGGTCCAGGTTGTAATCCTTGTATCATAAGTCCACCAAGTAAAACAGCTGTAACACTTTCCCCAGGTATTCCCAATGTGAATGTTGGGATAAGTGAACCTCCTGTAACAGCATTATTAGCTGCTTCAGCTCCTGCAATTCCTTCTATACTTCCATGTCCAAATAATTCTTTTTTCTTTGAAAATCTTTTTGCTTCATTATACCCTAAGAAAGCAGCTATACTTGCTCCAGCTCCAGGTAATATTCCTATAATGCTTCCTATAACTGTTGATCTTAAAGATGTAGGTAATATTTCTAAAATTTGTTTTCTAGATAATAAAACCTTATTATCAAACTCAACCATATTTCCTGCTTGTTTAATTTTCTTTTCAGCAAGCATTAAAACTTGTGACATTGAGAAAAGTCCTATAAGTGCAGCAGTAAATGGTATACCTGAAAGTAATGCAGGAACTCCAAATGTGAAACGAGGATTTCCAAGCATAGGGTCCATTCCAATAGTTGAAAGCATTAAACCTAATGCACCTGAAATTAAACCTTTTACTATTGATTTTGTACTTGCACCAGCAATAATAGTTAAACCAAATATAGATAGCCAAAAGTATTCAGCTGGTCCAAAAAGTAATGCAAGTCTTGCTAGTCTTGGAGCGAATAAATAAAGTGGAATAGCACTTAAAATCCCTCCAATAAATGAAGCTATAATTGCAGTACCTAATGCAGTTCCTGCTTTACCTTGTTTTGTTAATTCATAACCATCAATAGCAGTTGCAGCAGCAGCTGGTGTACCTGGTGTACGAATTAAAATTGCCGAAATTGAACCTCCAAATATAGCTCCACAATAAACTCCTGCAAGTGTAATAAGTCCAGTTGATGGGTCCATTCCAAATGTAATAGGAATTAATAAAGCAACTCCCATTGCAGCAGAAAGTCCTGGTAAAGCTCCAATAGTTATTCCGATAGCCACACTAATTACAGCAGCAATTAAATTAATAGGTGTTAAGGCTGCTGCATATCCAAATAAAACATCTGACATAATTATTTCTCCTCTCCTAACTTATAGTAAAAATCCCTTTGGAACTGGAACTTTTAAGAATGATACAAATATTAAATATAAAAATACTGGGAAAAGTATAC includes the following:
- a CDS encoding YfcC family protein, with the protein product MSTKEKKKRGFPSAFTVLAIILVLAAALTYIIPSGQFSRLTYDDSTNEFVITDHDNNVKTEPATQEVLDRLQIQLSLDKFTDGVIKKPIAIPGTYQRIEQHPQGFLDIIKAPVTGSMDTVDIMLFVLVLGGIIGIINKIGAFDAGMAALSKRTKGKEFLLVTLVFLLTTLGGTTFGLAEETIAFYPILMPIFLLSGFDVLTCIAAIYMGSSIGTMFSTVNPFATVIASNAAGISFTEGLTFRIVTLILASIITLAYMYWYAQKVKKDKTKSYVYIDEEEIHRRFLGEYDSNTEKEFTWRRKLCLLIFALAFPVLIWGVSLGGWWFEEMTALFLGVAVVIMFLSGLSEKDAINTFISGSADLVGVVLTIGLARSINIVMDNGFISDTLLYYSTEFVAGMSKGVFAVAQLIIFSFLGFFIPSSSGLAVLSMPIMAPLADTVGLSREVVINAYNWGQGWMSFITPTGLILVTLEMAGTTFDKWLKYILPLMGIMGVFSALMLIINTML
- a CDS encoding tripartite tricarboxylate transporter permease, with the protein product MSDVLFGYAAALTPINLIAAVISVAIGITIGALPGLSAAMGVALLIPITFGMDPSTGLITLAGVYCGAIFGGSISAILIRTPGTPAAAATAIDGYELTKQGKAGTALGTAIIASFIGGILSAIPLYLFAPRLARLALLFGPAEYFWLSIFGLTIIAGASTKSIVKGLISGALGLMLSTIGMDPMLGNPRFTFGVPALLSGIPFTAALIGLFSMSQVLMLAEKKIKQAGNMVEFDNKVLLSRKQILEILPTSLRSTVIGSIIGILPGAGASIAAFLGYNEAKRFSKKKELFGHGSIEGIAGAEAANNAVTGGSLIPTFTLGIPGESVTAVLLGGLMIQGLQPGPDLFTVHGKITYTFFAGFVIVNIFMLILGLFGSKLFARVSRVSDSYLIPLIFSLSVIGSYAINNQMSDVWVMFVFGIIGYFVQKFELNSASIVLALILGPIGESGLRRSLILNHNSYSILFQSTVSKVLLLLTLFSLLSPIVMSKLKKRNKE